The following proteins are encoded in a genomic region of Natrarchaeobius halalkaliphilus:
- the mfnA gene encoding tyrosine decarboxylase MfnA encodes MQMEPQPFDRVLSSMCTEPHPVAREAAERFLATNPGDPGTYRTVSALEDDAIAILGEIAGLEEPAGYVASGGTEANVQAVRIARERADDRRPNVVIPDSGHFSFHKASDVLGVELRVVPTDDRHRADVAAVRAAVDEETALVVGVAGSTEYGRVDPIVVLSEIAADAGAMCHVDAAWGGFVLPFTDYEWHFDHAAIDSMTIDPHKMGQAAVPAGGLLVRSSDLLDELAVDTPYLESTDQATLTGTRSGAGVASAVAAMDELWPDGYRGQYVRSQNNAEWLAGALEQRGYAVVEPTLPLVAADIPQSTFDALRAEGWRLSRAATGEVRIVCMPHVTREMLASFVDDLDRLESRSSAPTAGDD; translated from the coding sequence ATGCAGATGGAGCCGCAGCCGTTCGACCGGGTGCTCTCGTCGATGTGTACGGAACCCCACCCGGTGGCACGCGAGGCGGCCGAACGGTTTCTCGCGACGAACCCCGGGGATCCGGGGACCTATCGGACCGTCTCCGCACTCGAGGACGATGCTATCGCCATCCTGGGCGAGATCGCCGGCCTCGAAGAGCCGGCAGGCTACGTGGCGAGCGGCGGGACGGAAGCGAACGTTCAGGCCGTTCGGATAGCCCGCGAACGTGCCGACGACCGTCGACCGAACGTCGTCATCCCCGACTCCGGTCACTTCAGCTTTCACAAGGCTTCGGACGTTCTCGGCGTCGAGTTGCGGGTCGTTCCGACCGACGACCGCCACCGGGCCGACGTAGCGGCTGTCCGCGCCGCCGTCGACGAGGAAACGGCGCTCGTGGTCGGCGTCGCGGGATCGACCGAGTACGGCCGCGTCGATCCGATCGTAGTCCTCTCCGAGATCGCAGCCGATGCCGGCGCTATGTGCCACGTCGACGCCGCCTGGGGCGGATTCGTCCTGCCGTTTACCGACTACGAATGGCACTTCGACCACGCGGCGATCGATTCGATGACGATCGATCCCCACAAGATGGGACAGGCGGCCGTTCCGGCGGGCGGATTGCTCGTTCGTTCGTCCGACCTCCTAGACGAACTCGCCGTGGACACGCCGTATCTCGAGTCGACCGATCAGGCGACGCTCACCGGGACCCGATCGGGAGCAGGTGTCGCCAGTGCGGTTGCGGCGATGGACGAGTTGTGGCCCGACGGCTATCGCGGCCAGTACGTTCGCTCGCAGAACAACGCCGAGTGGCTCGCAGGTGCGCTAGAACAGCGCGGATACGCGGTGGTGGAACCGACACTGCCGCTGGTCGCCGCCGACATCCCGCAGTCGACGTTCGACGCCCTGCGCGCGGAGGGATGGCGTCTCTCCAGAGCAGCGACGGGCGAGGTTCGGATCGTCTGTATGCCCCACGTCACTCGAGAGATGCTCGCTTCGTTCGTCGACGATCTGGATCGTCTCGAGTCTCGGTCGAGTGCTCCCACGGCGGGTGACGACTGA
- a CDS encoding sodium-dependent transporter → MSTVNMPRETWATRIGFILAAVGSAVGLGNIWRFPFQVGQEGGAGFLLMYLLFIVLVGFPAMLVEFVVGRHTERNPVGALKEIGGGAWRYVGWIFVATGFVILSYYSVVAGWTIRYTILGLQDGYLADAGEAEGQFVTFASGLDAIFLHAVFMAAVILIVGLGVKRGIELAVKVMVPAIIAITIGLAIYAATLEGASDAYAYYLAPEWDVIAANWTSILPAAAGQAFFTLSLGMGVMITYASYLDENRNLAEDGAIVIGFDTMIAFVTGLIVFPILFTAGIDPGDPGAGAIFVSLAAAFGDLTLGWLIGAVFFGTVAIAALSSAISLMEVVVSYAIDERNVDRMTAAIGIGGAMFLLGIPSAYDLVLLDLFDLFADQILLVLGGLLLMILVGWSLSTLAIEELERGIGDLGGYGTAWIWAVRIPVVLALFVALTLGVLDYVEFLTGPFSEWLADL, encoded by the coding sequence ATGAGCACCGTCAACATGCCACGGGAGACGTGGGCGACTCGTATCGGATTCATCCTGGCGGCCGTCGGGAGTGCGGTGGGCCTCGGGAACATCTGGCGCTTCCCGTTTCAGGTCGGACAGGAGGGTGGTGCAGGCTTCCTGCTGATGTATCTGTTATTCATCGTTCTGGTCGGCTTCCCGGCGATGCTCGTCGAGTTCGTCGTGGGTCGCCACACCGAACGCAATCCGGTCGGCGCGTTGAAGGAGATCGGCGGGGGCGCGTGGCGCTACGTCGGCTGGATCTTCGTCGCAACGGGGTTCGTCATCCTCTCGTACTACAGCGTCGTCGCCGGTTGGACGATCCGCTATACGATACTCGGACTTCAGGACGGCTACCTCGCAGATGCCGGCGAAGCTGAGGGCCAGTTCGTCACGTTCGCAAGCGGTCTCGACGCGATCTTCCTCCACGCTGTCTTCATGGCTGCGGTGATACTCATCGTCGGGCTGGGGGTCAAACGCGGAATCGAGCTCGCGGTCAAGGTGATGGTCCCGGCGATCATCGCCATCACGATCGGACTCGCGATATACGCCGCCACTCTCGAGGGGGCGAGCGACGCCTACGCTTACTACCTCGCGCCAGAGTGGGACGTAATCGCGGCAAACTGGACGAGTATCCTGCCCGCCGCGGCCGGGCAGGCCTTTTTCACCCTCTCGCTCGGGATGGGTGTGATGATCACCTACGCCTCCTATCTCGACGAGAACCGAAACCTCGCTGAGGACGGCGCGATCGTCATCGGCTTCGACACGATGATCGCGTTCGTCACGGGACTGATCGTCTTCCCGATCCTCTTTACCGCAGGCATCGATCCGGGCGATCCGGGCGCGGGTGCGATCTTCGTCTCGCTCGCGGCAGCCTTCGGGGATCTCACCCTCGGCTGGCTGATCGGGGCGGTGTTCTTCGGCACCGTCGCCATCGCCGCGCTCTCGAGTGCGATCAGCCTGATGGAAGTCGTCGTCTCCTACGCGATCGACGAACGAAACGTCGACCGGATGACGGCCGCGATCGGTATCGGCGGCGCCATGTTTCTGCTCGGCATCCCGTCGGCGTACGACCTCGTCCTGCTCGATCTGTTCGACCTCTTTGCCGACCAGATCCTGCTGGTTCTCGGCGGGCTCTTGTTGATGATCCTCGTCGGGTGGTCCCTGTCGACGCTCGCGATCGAAGAACTCGAGCGTGGCATCGGTGATCTCGGGGGGTACGGAACCGCCTGGATCTGGGCGGTGCGTATCCCGGTCGTTCTGGCACTGTTCGTCGCGCTCACCCTCGGCGTCCTCGACTACGTCGAATTCCTGACGGGCCCCTTCAGCGAGTGGCTCGCTGATCTGTAG
- the metG gene encoding methionine--tRNA ligase, with protein sequence MSTDEFPTDRPAVVTCGLPYANGDLHIGHLRGYIGADAFRRALETLGQETAYVCGSDMHGTPVAVNAEKEGVAPEAFALEWHEQYEETFPQFNVDFDNYGHTHDETNTDLTKEIVRTLDERGYVYEKEIQVAYDPEADQYLPDRYVEGTCPYCGEKARGDECDEGCQRHLEPGEVEDPTSTITGNPAEYRNRSHKFFEVSEFSDYLSEFLDGLEGTSNARNQPRQWIEDGLQDWCITRDMDWGIDYPHGDDEDGDDLVLYVWVDAPIEYISSTKQYTERVGADEYDWERVWTEDGDIVHVIGRDIIQHHTIFWPAMLEGAGYNAPRAVAATGFITINGKGLSTSRNRAIWAKEYLEEGFHPDLLRYYLTTTGGLQQDVDFSWDAFQEKVNGELVGTVGNFWYRSLLFAYRNYEGTPDEDASEEVSERIEAAIGDVRESVNGYDLRGVGQAATRLAQFGNEYIQRNEPWKLTDDEPEKAAQVIRDCVQIAKAVAVLLEPITPDKSQALWGQIGEDGEVANAHLEDALQSPPRNFDEPGELFEKIEDDRVDELGEQLEARVATASDDEGEEAEGDDTPADEPDDTADSGSETDGLEPLLDERIGFEDFQNVDIRVGRIETAEGIEGADDLARLEVDIGFEIRQVVAGIKQLHDLDELPGTKCVLLANMEPAELFGVESNGMILAAGEEADLLTTHDDAEIGEKVR encoded by the coding sequence ATGAGCACCGACGAGTTTCCGACGGACCGCCCCGCGGTCGTGACCTGCGGGTTGCCCTACGCCAACGGGGACCTCCACATCGGTCACCTCCGTGGCTACATCGGCGCGGACGCCTTTCGCCGCGCGCTCGAGACCCTCGGACAGGAGACCGCCTACGTCTGCGGCTCGGACATGCACGGCACGCCGGTCGCCGTCAACGCCGAGAAAGAAGGCGTCGCCCCCGAGGCGTTCGCACTCGAGTGGCACGAACAGTACGAGGAGACCTTTCCACAGTTCAACGTCGATTTCGACAACTACGGCCACACGCACGACGAGACCAACACCGACCTGACGAAAGAGATCGTCCGGACCCTGGACGAGAGGGGCTACGTCTACGAGAAGGAGATCCAGGTCGCCTACGATCCCGAGGCCGACCAGTATCTTCCCGACCGGTACGTCGAGGGGACCTGCCCCTACTGTGGCGAGAAAGCCCGCGGCGACGAGTGTGACGAGGGTTGTCAGCGTCACCTTGAGCCCGGCGAGGTCGAGGATCCGACGAGTACGATCACCGGAAACCCGGCCGAGTACCGGAACCGTTCACACAAGTTCTTCGAGGTCTCGGAGTTTTCGGACTACCTGAGCGAGTTCCTCGACGGCCTCGAGGGAACGTCGAATGCGCGCAATCAGCCCCGGCAGTGGATCGAAGACGGCCTACAGGACTGGTGTATCACGCGGGATATGGACTGGGGGATCGACTACCCCCACGGCGACGACGAGGACGGCGACGACCTCGTCCTCTACGTCTGGGTCGACGCCCCCATCGAGTACATCTCCTCGACGAAGCAGTACACGGAACGCGTCGGAGCCGACGAGTACGACTGGGAACGCGTCTGGACGGAAGACGGTGACATCGTCCACGTCATCGGTCGCGACATCATCCAGCACCACACGATCTTCTGGCCGGCGATGCTCGAGGGGGCCGGCTACAACGCGCCGCGAGCCGTCGCCGCAACCGGGTTCATCACCATCAACGGCAAGGGTCTCTCGACCAGCCGAAACCGGGCGATCTGGGCGAAGGAGTACCTCGAGGAGGGCTTCCATCCCGATCTCCTACGATACTATCTGACGACCACGGGCGGCCTCCAGCAGGACGTCGACTTCTCGTGGGACGCCTTCCAGGAGAAGGTCAACGGCGAACTCGTCGGTACGGTCGGCAACTTCTGGTACCGATCGTTGCTGTTTGCCTATCGAAATTACGAGGGAACGCCCGACGAAGACGCCTCCGAGGAAGTCAGCGAGCGGATCGAGGCCGCGATCGGTGACGTCCGCGAAAGCGTCAACGGGTACGATCTGCGCGGCGTCGGCCAGGCCGCAACCCGACTCGCACAGTTCGGCAACGAATACATCCAGCGCAACGAGCCCTGGAAGCTCACCGACGACGAGCCCGAGAAAGCGGCACAGGTCATTCGCGACTGCGTCCAGATCGCAAAGGCCGTCGCCGTTCTGCTCGAGCCGATCACCCCCGACAAGTCACAGGCGCTGTGGGGACAGATCGGCGAGGACGGCGAGGTAGCGAACGCCCACCTCGAGGACGCCCTCCAGTCACCGCCGCGCAACTTCGACGAACCCGGAGAGCTCTTCGAAAAGATCGAAGACGACCGCGTCGACGAACTCGGAGAGCAACTCGAAGCGCGAGTCGCCACCGCCTCGGACGACGAGGGAGAGGAAGCCGAAGGCGACGACACCCCGGCGGACGAACCCGACGATACGGCCGATTCGGGGTCGGAGACGGACGGCCTCGAGCCCCTGCTCGACGAGCGCATCGGCTTCGAAGACTTCCAGAACGTCGACATCCGCGTCGGCCGCATCGAAACCGCCGAGGGCATCGAAGGTGCGGACGACCTCGCGCGACTCGAGGTCGACATCGGCTTCGAGATCCGCCAGGTCGTCGCGGGGATCAAGCAACTGCACGATCTCGATGAGCTGCCGGGGACGAAGTGCGTGCTGCTCGCGAACATGGAGCCTGCGGAGCTGTTCGGCGTCGAATCGAACGGGATGATCCTCGCCGCCGGCGAGGAGGCGGACCTGCTGACGACCCACGACGACGCAGAGATTGGCGAGAAAGTTCGGTAG